The stretch of DNA CCACGATGTCCATGGGACATTTCCCATCGGCAACCTTTATGCCGGAACAGCCACCTCCAATGGCTGGTCATGGATTGCTTACATTCTCCCGTACATGGATCTTGGAAACGACTACGAGCAGTTGGACTTTGCTTATGCCGACCCCGCTTCCACAGGTCGCTGTTCAGAGTTCATGGGCCAGCAAGAGACCAACTTTCCGACTGAAAACTGGACGTGGACACAAACCAAACCGGTTTTGGTTTGCCCAACCGATCCGTTAGCAGGGGGGAAATTCACCGGAATTACTGGATCTGGAACCTATGAGATCTCCAACGGATCAATGGCCGTGGCTAGCTACTTGGGTGTCGCTGGGAAAACACTGAACTGGGAATGCGGCATGGGGTCGTTGTGGTCAATCACATCACCCGACGGAGTTCCCTGCCAGGATGCGTCAGGTTATGAAGGGATGCTCTACAGCAACAGTCGAACCCGGATCCGCGACGTCATTGATGGTACCTCGAACACTTGCATGGTCGGCGAACGTGGTCAGCATGAGTCGTTGACCTATGGCTGGCCGCTGTGTGGTCGCGGGTATCCCCCGCTCTATTCCGGCCGCAAGGATCACATTCTCGAGATGTTCACCTTCTCCCAAGGCGTTACCGACGACGATCCTGACTCCGGCCCCTCGACGCAAAAGTTTTGGAGCCATCACACAGGCGGAGCGTTCTTCGTTTTGGCTGATGGATCCGTGCACTTCCTGAACTACTCGATAGATACCAACCTCTATCAAGGATTAGGAACACGGGCCGACGGCGAAATCTTGGACGAATTCTAAAGCCCTCTGGGACGGATTCAAACTCTTCGTCTCGTCTTCACACATGGCTCTGCCGACTCTCCTTGGGGAGTCGGCAGGGCTACTTTCTTCGAATGTACGACTGGACTTTGAGAATGCTTCCCGGCAGCTTGCTGAGTTGTGGCTTTTCAAGTGTGTGATTTGGGTTGGAAGAAGCAGGCGTTGGAAAGCTCAAAGATGATTTCGGGGCTGCTTGCGGTCCCACGTTACTCAAGCACAGTGACGACGGACTGAGTAGTCACTTTTAATGTGAGCTTGCGTTTCAGCGTCGACACATCGTGTCTTATTCAGGGCGGTTGCAGCTCCTTGACTTCCTCTAAGGGGGAAGTCCGCGACTTGTTCTAGGAGTTTGCTGACACCGTGACCCGCACCCCCTCTCGACGTGAGGATCCATTCGTGACGCATGATGCTGACTCCGTTTTGCTGACCGAACCAGGAACGGCAAAGAATGCCGACACTGACATTGTCCGACCGCGACTGGATAACGTCGATATGCTGCGGGGCTTGGCAATCGTCTTGATGAGCCTCGACCATGTCCGCGAGTTTCTCTCCGCGGCTCAGTACAGTCCCACTGACGTCGCGAACACGACAGCTGCGCTGTTCTTCACGCGCTGGGTGACGGACTTTTGCGCACCGGTGTTCGTGTTTCTGGCCGGAACCGGAGCTTACTTGTATGGTCGCCGCGTCC from Symmachiella dynata encodes:
- a CDS encoding DUF1559 domain-containing protein, with product MLQTRKRTSGFTLIELLVVIAIIAILIALLLPAVQQAREAARRTQCRNNLKQIGLALHNYHDVHGTFPIGNLYAGTATSNGWSWIAYILPYMDLGNDYEQLDFAYADPASTGRCSEFMGQQETNFPTENWTWTQTKPVLVCPTDPLAGGKFTGITGSGTYEISNGSMAVASYLGVAGKTLNWECGMGSLWSITSPDGVPCQDASGYEGMLYSNSRTRIRDVIDGTSNTCMVGERGQHESLTYGWPLCGRGYPPLYSGRKDHILEMFTFSQGVTDDDPDSGPSTQKFWSHHTGGAFFVLADGSVHFLNYSIDTNLYQGLGTRADGEILDEF